In one Sphingobacterium daejeonense genomic region, the following are encoded:
- a CDS encoding MFS transporter translates to MESIAKSPLTGYQKLVIFILAFTQFTVVLDFMIMSPMGDMLMKAIDLKPAQFGVAVSAYAFSAGVSGLLTAGFADRFDRKKLLLFFYTGFIIGTFLCGFSTNYTMLVAARVVTGLFGGVIGSISMAIITDVFTLDQRGRVMGFVQMGFGASQVLGIPIGLYIGNAWGWQSAFLMIAILAVFIAILIALKLRSITEHIGLQKNKSALQHLWSTFTRRDYRIGFLATALLSIGGFMMMPFGSVFAVNNLHITHEQLPQLFMISGIASLVIMPLVGWLSDRFDKFKIFAIATTWMMIMVLIYTALGPTPFVLVVVLNILMMMGILSRVTPSSALVSAVPDKEDRGAFMSVSASLQQMSGGIGAIIAGMIIVQQTPESPLEHYTTMGYIVVVISILTIVMMYSVSKIVKRKYVNKIT, encoded by the coding sequence ATGGAATCAATCGCTAAATCTCCACTTACCGGCTATCAGAAGCTTGTTATCTTTATCCTTGCATTTACACAGTTTACAGTCGTACTGGACTTTATGATTATGTCGCCCATGGGGGACATGTTGATGAAAGCCATTGATCTAAAGCCTGCACAGTTTGGTGTTGCGGTCTCTGCCTATGCTTTCAGTGCCGGAGTTTCAGGATTGCTAACAGCGGGATTTGCAGATCGCTTTGACCGTAAGAAATTACTTCTTTTCTTCTACACCGGATTTATCATCGGTACATTTCTCTGCGGATTTTCTACTAACTATACCATGTTGGTGGCTGCAAGGGTGGTAACCGGCTTGTTTGGAGGAGTGATCGGGTCTATTTCCATGGCCATTATTACGGACGTATTTACCCTGGATCAAAGAGGAAGGGTAATGGGCTTTGTGCAGATGGGATTTGGAGCCAGTCAAGTTTTGGGAATTCCAATTGGCTTATACATCGGCAATGCTTGGGGTTGGCAGAGTGCCTTTTTGATGATCGCCATATTAGCTGTGTTTATCGCCATCTTGATTGCGTTGAAACTTAGATCCATCACCGAACATATAGGACTCCAAAAAAATAAATCAGCTCTTCAGCATTTATGGAGCACATTTACCCGTAGAGATTATAGAATAGGTTTTTTGGCAACTGCATTGCTGTCCATCGGTGGATTTATGATGATGCCTTTTGGAAGTGTCTTTGCCGTAAACAACCTCCATATTACTCATGAACAACTACCACAGTTATTTATGATTTCGGGTATTGCTTCGCTGGTCATCATGCCCTTGGTAGGATGGCTCAGTGATAGGTTTGACAAGTTTAAGATCTTTGCGATAGCAACCACATGGATGATGATTATGGTCTTAATCTATACCGCTTTAGGTCCTACACCTTTTGTTCTGGTAGTAGTTCTTAATATATTGATGATGATGGGTATATTAAGTCGGGTAACACCTTCCTCAGCATTGGTGTCTGCAGTTCCGGACAAAGAGGATCGCGGAGCATTTATGAGCGTAAGTGCTTCCTTACAGCAGATGTCAGGAGGGATTGGAGCAATTATCGCGGGGATGATTATCGTTCAACAAACACCAGAAAGCCCATTGGAACATTATACAACCATGGGATATATTGTCGTTGTAATCAGTATCCTGACCATTGTAATGATGTATAGCGTAAGTAAAATTGTGAAAAGGAAATATGTGAATAAAATCACATAA
- a CDS encoding GNAT family N-acetyltransferase, which translates to MLKSVIIRQENPADYPIVFELIKESFKNEGHTDHQEQFLVERLRSSDDFVPELSLVAEIEGKVVGYILLTKIKIIGKEVVGSLAMAPVAVLPEYQNQGIGGKLIVAAHNKAKEFGFESVIVLGHEGYYPKFGYKLAESFGIRPPFDVPSENFMAIELVDGKLEGVEGVVKYAEEFG; encoded by the coding sequence ATGCTCAAATCTGTAATAATCCGACAGGAAAACCCTGCTGACTATCCAATTGTTTTTGAATTGATCAAAGAATCTTTCAAGAATGAAGGACATACTGACCATCAGGAGCAATTTTTGGTGGAGAGATTGAGGAGTTCAGATGATTTTGTTCCAGAACTATCTTTAGTAGCAGAGATTGAAGGTAAGGTTGTTGGATATATCTTGTTGACTAAGATCAAGATTATAGGAAAGGAAGTTGTTGGGAGTTTGGCGATGGCACCTGTAGCGGTATTGCCAGAATATCAAAATCAAGGTATCGGTGGGAAATTGATTGTTGCGGCTCATAACAAGGCGAAGGAGTTCGGTTTTGAATCGGTTATTGTGTTGGGACATGAGGGGTATTACCCAAAATTTGGATATAAACTGGCTGAAAGTTTTGGGATAAGGCCGCCATTTGATGTTCCAAGCGAGAATTTTATGGCGATAGAGTTGGTTGATGGGAAGTTGGAAGGTGTTGAAGGTGTGGTGAAATATGCTGAAGAATTTGGATAG
- a CDS encoding D-sedoheptulose-7-phosphate isomerase has translation MKNYLDHYLTEHKTAIDSIPLDVVEEIILKFTEALKAVRQIFVFGNGGSAANASHFITDLGKGASDKTFRRFRCMSLNDNTAWITAIGNDYSYDDIFYRQLENFAKEGDLVMMMSVSGNSPNLIKAIEYCKNKNIFTIALTGKAGGKIADLADLVLKVHSDHYGRVEDCHMHICHMIAYAFMEN, from the coding sequence ATGAAAAACTATTTAGATCATTATCTAACCGAACATAAAACAGCAATTGACTCCATTCCTTTAGATGTAGTTGAAGAAATAATTTTGAAATTTACCGAAGCATTGAAGGCTGTCCGTCAGATTTTTGTATTTGGCAACGGAGGTAGTGCCGCCAATGCCTCACATTTTATAACGGATTTGGGCAAAGGAGCTTCAGATAAAACCTTTCGTAGGTTCCGATGTATGTCTTTGAATGATAATACAGCTTGGATCACAGCGATAGGCAATGATTATTCCTACGATGATATATTTTACCGGCAATTGGAAAATTTTGCAAAAGAAGGCGATCTGGTCATGATGATGAGCGTCAGCGGAAATTCGCCAAACTTGATCAAAGCCATTGAATACTGCAAAAACAAAAATATATTCACTATCGCCCTAACCGGCAAAGCAGGAGGCAAGATAGCCGACTTGGCAGACCTTGTTCTCAAAGTCCATTCAGATCATTACGGCCGCGTAGAGGATTGCCATATGCATATCTGCCACATGATAGCCTATGCATTTATGGAGAACTGA
- a CDS encoding ROK family protein, with protein sequence MEERFIGIEIGGTKLQLVVGDSEGNIAERKRYTIDPAKAAQGIQDHIKECLESWEPLMETISAIGIGFGGPVNWKDGTIQVSHQIDGWENFNLRSWLENLTGKPVGIDNDANVAALGEAIYGHGKGRDIVFYMTIGSGIGGGLVIQNSIYHGKVPGEVEIGHIRMDKSGATLESKCSGWAVNKRVRQYIDQNPESILSSLSKADYGPEATLLKPALEAGDLDAKQIVEEVADDLAFALSHIVHLFHPDVLVIGGGLSLLGDALAIPIAKQLDNYLLKAFLPAPEIKIAQLAEDVVPIGALELAKSTLK encoded by the coding sequence ATGGAAGAAAGATTTATTGGAATTGAAATTGGAGGAACCAAGCTTCAGTTGGTCGTAGGTGACTCAGAAGGGAATATAGCAGAAAGAAAACGGTATACCATTGATCCTGCTAAAGCCGCTCAGGGCATACAAGATCATATCAAAGAATGTTTGGAGTCTTGGGAACCACTGATGGAGACTATATCAGCAATTGGAATTGGATTTGGGGGGCCGGTGAATTGGAAGGATGGTACGATTCAGGTATCCCATCAGATCGATGGTTGGGAGAATTTCAATTTAAGGTCTTGGTTGGAGAATCTGACAGGAAAACCAGTCGGCATAGACAATGATGCAAATGTAGCAGCTTTGGGTGAAGCGATTTACGGTCATGGAAAGGGGAGAGATATAGTTTTTTATATGACCATAGGAAGTGGAATAGGTGGTGGCCTAGTCATTCAAAATTCGATCTATCATGGGAAAGTACCTGGAGAGGTAGAAATCGGTCATATCAGAATGGATAAATCTGGTGCAACGTTGGAGTCAAAATGTTCAGGTTGGGCAGTCAACAAACGGGTAAGGCAGTACATAGATCAAAATCCTGAAAGCATATTATCTAGTCTGTCAAAGGCAGATTATGGACCAGAAGCAACACTTTTAAAACCAGCTTTGGAAGCCGGAGATCTGGATGCAAAACAAATCGTCGAGGAAGTGGCCGATGACTTGGCATTTGCACTTTCGCATATCGTTCATCTTTTCCATCCCGACGTCCTGGTAATTGGAGGAGGGCTGTCATTGCTGGGTGATGCTCTCGCCATACCGATTGCTAAACAGCTGGACAATTATCTGTTGAAAGCATTTTTACCGGCACCTGAAATTAAAATCGCACAATTGGCGGAGGATGTGGTGCCCATTGGAGCACTTGAATTGGCAAAATCAACTTTAAAATAA
- a CDS encoding sugar phosphate isomerase/epimerase family protein gives MSKPTNWHLAILAYTFREGTFSEAVDKAKELGIDEIGIFPGQQIGAGLDGKMDFNMDQATQLKVNELLKEKQVKLADIGVISPTSNADWEKLFQFAKSMEIPLIVSEPEPKFMDQIEDLCEKYQIKLAIHNHAKPSMYWNPDSLMSQLADKSPLIGVCADVGHWLRSGLDPLESLKKVESRLMALHFKDVSMESADGLDVVWGSGNIPTLDLMQLLKENNFSGVLSIEYEGDLKENPAALKQIMEIYKNQLEQINLQ, from the coding sequence TTGTCTAAACCCACCAATTGGCATCTCGCAATTTTGGCTTATACCTTTAGAGAGGGAACATTTTCTGAAGCTGTCGATAAGGCAAAAGAATTAGGAATTGATGAAATAGGAATTTTTCCTGGACAACAGATAGGGGCTGGGTTAGATGGTAAGATGGATTTCAACATGGACCAAGCCACCCAACTAAAGGTAAATGAACTGTTGAAAGAAAAACAGGTTAAGTTGGCAGATATTGGAGTAATCAGTCCAACAAGTAATGCCGATTGGGAAAAGCTGTTTCAATTTGCCAAGTCAATGGAAATCCCGCTTATCGTTTCAGAGCCTGAGCCTAAATTTATGGACCAGATAGAAGACCTCTGTGAGAAATATCAAATTAAGCTTGCCATCCATAACCATGCGAAACCTTCGATGTATTGGAATCCCGATTCATTGATGAGCCAGCTGGCCGATAAAAGTCCTTTGATTGGAGTATGTGCGGATGTTGGTCATTGGCTTCGTTCTGGCTTGGATCCCTTGGAAAGTTTGAAAAAAGTCGAGAGCAGATTAATGGCACTGCATTTCAAGGATGTTTCGATGGAATCTGCAGATGGCTTGGACGTAGTTTGGGGAAGCGGAAATATCCCAACCTTGGACTTGATGCAGCTGTTGAAAGAAAACAACTTCTCGGGAGTATTGTCAATCGAATATGAAGGAGATCTCAAAGAAAATCCTGCAGCCTTGAAACAGATAATGGAAATCTATAAAAACCAATTGGAACAGATAAATCTACAATAA
- a CDS encoding helix-turn-helix domain-containing protein, translating to MTRFCSDLCAKRNYKLRQKLEKINSSDIETANQRIKVTPNNVKDITSKEYLSVTEVGQLIGCSRQNVYKLINTGKLTASNPLERKTIIKRSDVDKMLKDNEVKNKQNHVIIDETPEYYSMHEIEVKFNMSEKAIYELIKRNGLEKIKRGRYSLVLKKEIDNLLS from the coding sequence GTGACTAGATTTTGCTCTGATTTATGCGCAAAAAGAAATTACAAATTAAGGCAGAAGCTCGAAAAGATCAACAGCTCCGACATTGAGACTGCTAATCAAAGAATAAAGGTCACCCCAAATAATGTAAAAGATATCACAAGCAAAGAGTACCTATCAGTTACTGAGGTTGGCCAATTGATAGGTTGCTCCAGGCAGAACGTTTATAAATTGATTAACACCGGAAAACTGACCGCATCCAATCCATTAGAGAGAAAGACTATTATAAAAAGATCCGATGTCGACAAGATGCTTAAAGATAATGAAGTCAAAAATAAACAGAACCATGTAATTATTGATGAGACTCCTGAATATTACTCTATGCATGAGATAGAGGTTAAATTCAATATGTCAGAAAAGGCAATTTATGAATTGATTAAAAGGAATGGATTAGAGAAAATTAAAAGGGGCAGATACTCATTGGTTCTGAAGAAAGAAATAGATAACCTATTAAGCTAA
- a CDS encoding phage integrase SAM-like domain-containing protein, giving the protein MIKVKVRNKPLTDKRKLSLYLDFYPAILKDGKETRREFIKTYIYAKPKSDQEKQHNREKLSFAEALRLRRENEVNKPEIYASHEKELLRRQEIGSRSFNKYFLKLAKKRKTSNYKTWLTSIDYLNAFHPNELTFKDLTVNFIENFRDYLLSAPSIRSKTSKISRNTASSYYLKFKAALKQAYKDGLIESDLGSRVEAIKVEDSNREFLTIEELNSLVHTPCVDPLMKKAHCSAH; this is encoded by the coding sequence ATGATAAAGGTAAAAGTAAGAAACAAACCCTTAACAGACAAAAGGAAGCTATCTCTTTATCTTGATTTCTATCCAGCTATTCTAAAAGATGGCAAGGAAACTAGAAGAGAATTTATCAAGACTTATATTTATGCTAAGCCGAAATCCGATCAAGAGAAACAACACAATAGAGAGAAACTTTCATTTGCTGAAGCATTAAGGCTTCGTAGAGAAAACGAAGTAAATAAACCTGAGATTTATGCAAGCCATGAAAAAGAGCTTCTTAGACGTCAGGAAATCGGATCAAGATCTTTTAACAAATATTTTCTTAAGCTGGCCAAAAAGAGAAAAACTTCCAATTATAAAACTTGGTTGACCTCTATTGACTACCTAAATGCATTCCATCCTAATGAGTTAACTTTTAAAGACCTGACAGTTAACTTTATTGAAAATTTCAGAGATTACCTTTTATCAGCTCCTTCAATTAGATCCAAGACATCCAAAATATCCAGGAATACCGCATCGAGTTATTATCTTAAGTTCAAAGCTGCACTGAAGCAAGCCTATAAAGATGGACTTATTGAATCAGACCTGGGGTCACGTGTAGAAGCGATCAAAGTAGAGGATTCAAATCGTGAGTTTTTAACCATTGAGGAGTTAAACTCTTTAGTCCACACACCGTGTGTGGATCCATTGATGAAAAAAGCGCATTGTTCAGCGCATTGA
- a CDS encoding site-specific integrase, whose product MFSALTGLRFSDIKGLRIAQVVKTDLGYHLEFTQQKTGKFERQPISDQAYKMLNLKEGSRGNDLVFKGLKYSAYNNKFLAQWIGAAGITKNITFHNFRHTFATLQLHYGTDIYTVSKLLGHKSLKTTQIYTKVLDQAKQDAVNKIKLNFDNE is encoded by the coding sequence TTGTTCAGCGCATTGACGGGATTGAGATTTTCAGATATTAAAGGGTTACGGATCGCACAAGTTGTTAAAACAGACTTAGGTTATCACCTTGAATTCACCCAACAAAAAACCGGCAAATTTGAAAGACAGCCAATTAGTGATCAAGCATACAAAATGCTTAATCTTAAGGAAGGATCCAGAGGGAATGATCTTGTCTTTAAAGGACTTAAATATAGTGCATACAACAATAAGTTTCTTGCTCAGTGGATCGGGGCTGCAGGAATAACGAAAAATATAACTTTTCATAATTTTAGACATACATTTGCCACTCTTCAATTGCATTATGGAACAGATATTTACACCGTTTCCAAGCTTCTTGGTCATAAATCATTGAAAACAACTCAGATATATACCAAAGTTTTGGACCAAGCAAAACAAGATGCTGTGAATAAGATTAAGTTAAATTTTGATAATGAATAG
- a CDS encoding helix-turn-helix domain-containing protein produces the protein MLDINLTFDQLPSEVARQGKMLDKIIDILSNNEHSIVSAEFEDRLLVFNEACQYLNLSKPTVYRKVSNREIPHIKRGRKLYFYVSELNAYLKKGKRKTLEEIQEEANQFDKKRR, from the coding sequence ATGCTTGACATAAACTTAACATTTGATCAACTTCCTTCTGAAGTTGCTAGGCAAGGGAAAATGCTAGATAAAATAATCGATATTTTATCGAATAATGAACATTCAATTGTTTCAGCAGAATTTGAAGATAGACTTCTAGTTTTTAACGAAGCCTGCCAATACTTAAATCTTTCAAAACCTACCGTATATCGCAAAGTTTCAAACAGAGAGATCCCCCATATTAAAAGAGGAAGGAAACTATACTTTTATGTTAGTGAGCTAAATGCCTACCTCAAAAAAGGTAAAAGAAAAACCCTAGAAGAAATCCAAGAAGAAGCTAACCAATTCGATAAAAAAAGGAGATAA
- a CDS encoding AAA family ATPase, with protein sequence MGAPKLKALEIQKAVEQSFNSFQQPDINDKLLDLLKKSELNPDSNFDKPESVLSIMQPNGEVPMFVRGSISQINGKAKSGKSTFLTIAVANAINGSDYDEEVSFIAKGNIRVLWFDTEQGGYYAHRTYKMTLAKLKSDKLLLLKYFDLREHDAETRLKMIQLALEINQEIGLVIIDGTRDLLYDYNDPKESSKLVTELMRLSTTYNCHIVNVLHLNKSNGESRGHLGTELDNKCTLTMVVNKLEDTNGASIETKLNRDAPILPIELIREDDGEIYLREGFINRSGNKAEPITLLDEDHMNILKEVFTKKSEYNSGEFSSELKKTVSSYINRSAPDSFIRPLIKQYQAKGFVSFQGGGNKRSIKLVESVNKLPN encoded by the coding sequence ATGGGCGCTCCTAAACTAAAGGCACTTGAAATTCAAAAGGCAGTTGAACAATCATTCAACAGTTTCCAACAACCGGATATAAATGACAAACTATTAGATCTTTTAAAGAAATCGGAACTCAATCCTGATTCAAATTTTGATAAACCTGAATCTGTTTTGTCAATAATGCAACCTAATGGAGAAGTACCAATGTTCGTAAGGGGTTCGATATCACAAATTAACGGTAAAGCTAAAAGTGGGAAAAGTACATTTCTAACCATCGCAGTTGCAAATGCAATAAATGGCAGTGATTATGACGAAGAGGTTTCCTTCATAGCAAAGGGAAATATTAGAGTACTATGGTTTGATACAGAGCAAGGTGGATATTATGCGCACCGAACATACAAAATGACATTAGCCAAGCTCAAAAGCGATAAATTATTGCTACTAAAATATTTCGATCTACGGGAACATGATGCAGAAACTCGCTTAAAAATGATTCAATTAGCATTAGAGATAAATCAAGAAATAGGGCTGGTGATTATCGATGGCACTAGAGACTTATTATATGATTACAACGATCCCAAGGAATCATCCAAGCTGGTAACTGAACTCATGAGGCTTTCAACCACCTACAACTGTCATATCGTGAATGTCCTTCACTTGAATAAAAGCAATGGAGAATCAAGGGGACATCTCGGAACAGAGCTTGACAATAAATGCACATTGACCATGGTTGTTAACAAACTCGAAGATACAAATGGAGCATCGATTGAAACAAAACTCAATAGAGATGCCCCTATCCTACCTATTGAATTAATCAGAGAAGATGATGGCGAAATATATTTAAGAGAAGGATTTATTAATAGATCAGGAAATAAAGCTGAACCCATTACATTGCTAGATGAGGACCATATGAATATTTTAAAAGAAGTATTTACTAAAAAAAGTGAGTATAACTCTGGGGAATTTAGCTCAGAATTAAAGAAAACGGTTTCTAGTTACATTAATCGAAGCGCTCCTGATTCATTTATTAGACCGCTGATTAAGCAATACCAAGCGAAGGGATTTGTTTCTTTTCAAGGTGGAGGGAATAAGCGGTCTATTAAGTTGGTTGAGTCTGTTAACAAACTACCTAACTAA
- a CDS encoding DUF6371 domain-containing protein — MSNYRYQLEPYRGMRSRYECPSCGKKGKFAKYIDIKTREYVDTLVGRCERSGSCGHHYTPSQYFEDNNIKPAKREFHRPVRIAKKETNHIENDILKNSLNAYDQNNFVEYLLSRYGTEITMKAVVDYRIGTSKHWQGSTVFWQVDKDSKIRSGKIMLYNPETCKRIREPFSHIQWVHSALKIKDFNLSQCLFGEHLLNGNNKPVAIVESEKSAIIASLYFPKYIWLACCSLQGLNKTKCEVLRGREVILFPDLKGLHTWQEKASELKELTKITVSTFLEENATQEEIDQGLDIADYLLKYDLSEFSETIKKENSESQLIEFLSELSTFIPEKEQVSDGIETIEDFKQYIIDATANPNGKRI; from the coding sequence ATGTCAAACTATAGATATCAACTGGAACCATATCGCGGAATGAGATCGAGATACGAATGTCCTAGCTGTGGAAAGAAAGGAAAGTTTGCCAAGTACATTGATATAAAAACAAGGGAATACGTGGACACTTTGGTAGGTAGATGTGAGAGGTCCGGAAGCTGCGGTCACCATTATACCCCTAGTCAATACTTTGAGGACAACAACATCAAACCTGCAAAAAGAGAATTTCATAGACCGGTCCGCATAGCAAAGAAGGAAACAAACCATATTGAAAATGATATCCTAAAGAATTCATTGAATGCATATGATCAGAATAACTTTGTTGAGTACTTATTGAGCAGGTACGGTACTGAAATAACTATGAAAGCTGTTGTTGATTATAGGATAGGTACTTCTAAACATTGGCAAGGCTCAACAGTCTTTTGGCAAGTAGATAAGGACTCAAAAATTAGAAGCGGCAAGATCATGCTTTACAACCCTGAAACATGCAAAAGGATCAGAGAACCCTTCAGTCATATTCAATGGGTTCATTCTGCCCTTAAGATTAAAGATTTCAATCTTTCTCAATGCTTATTTGGCGAACACCTTTTAAATGGCAACAACAAGCCTGTGGCAATAGTAGAAAGCGAAAAGAGTGCTATAATAGCTAGTCTATATTTTCCGAAATACATTTGGCTTGCATGCTGTAGCCTACAAGGCTTAAATAAGACGAAATGCGAGGTGTTAAGAGGACGTGAGGTTATATTATTCCCCGATTTAAAAGGCTTGCACACGTGGCAGGAAAAGGCATCAGAATTGAAAGAGCTTACCAAGATAACCGTTTCTACATTTTTGGAGGAAAATGCAACTCAGGAGGAAATTGATCAAGGATTAGATATTGCAGATTACCTTTTAAAATATGATTTGAGTGAATTTTCGGAAACCATAAAAAAGGAAAATAGCGAATCACAATTAATAGAGTTTCTATCAGAGCTGTCTACATTTATCCCTGAGAAGGAACAAGTATCAGATGGAATTGAAACCATTGAAGATTTCAAACAGTACATCATTGATGCGACAGCCAATCCAAATGGCAAAAGAATTTGA
- a CDS encoding terminase small subunit: protein MVDGCLRGFDTEVKMNNKKKSMLEALKAKMGNVTAACHAVGVSRKTFYQWKKEDEEFRTKSEEMSEVVLDIVEDALLSQIQNGNSTSTIFYLKTKGKSRGYIEKQEIESTSKVDVTSNSLDISCLTLEEKKTLRDLQRKLVSHNEQINESKRTMIVFTNGSRSENEEEKDIEYDD, encoded by the coding sequence ATGGTAGATGGGTGTTTAAGAGGGTTTGATACGGAGGTTAAAATGAATAATAAAAAGAAATCAATGTTAGAGGCATTGAAAGCAAAAATGGGGAATGTGACTGCAGCTTGCCATGCGGTGGGGGTTAGTAGAAAAACTTTTTATCAATGGAAGAAAGAAGATGAGGAGTTTAGAACGAAATCTGAGGAAATGAGTGAAGTTGTATTGGATATTGTCGAGGACGCTTTGTTATCTCAGATTCAAAATGGTAATTCAACTTCTACGATATTCTATTTGAAAACTAAGGGTAAAAGCAGAGGATATATAGAGAAACAAGAAATTGAGAGTACGTCTAAAGTTGACGTCACATCAAACTCCTTAGACATTTCCTGTTTAACATTGGAAGAGAAAAAGACACTTAGGGATTTACAACGTAAGCTCGTTAGTCATAATGAGCAAATAAACGAATCTAAGCGCACAATGATTGTGTTTACTAATGGTTCTAGATCAGAGAATGAAGAAGAGAAAGATATTGAATATGACGACTGA